In the Ignavibacteriales bacterium genome, CATTCTATATTGATATGTTTTCTTAAGAGAAGTAAATGATTTACGAATAATTTATTAAATCACTCTATGTAGTACTTTTGTACTAAAATTTCATGGTTTTAATCTTATTCATTTTAGTAGATAAAAAAGAATAAGATTAAGATCAAAAATAAGAAGGAGATTAGAACAATAAAATAATTACCCCGGCAAAACGCCGGGGCTAAAAAAACGAGAAACGTTACTTCATAAAGAAGCCTTCATCGGTATGTATTGTACTTGCTGTCAGATGTTCCCAGGTATATGTTTCGGAAACCAAATTAATTTGTTCCAGATGTCCAACTGTTTCAGTCTCTGCCTCAAACGAAGAAGGCATCCAGTTCTTAACGGAAGCAATCCTCGCTTTCTCTAAAGTATATTTAAAGTAAGGTGTTTCTGATCCTGTTGCTTCAGCAATTTCATATAAAGTAACAACCACTTTAGATAATATTGCACCTTCAACCAGTGCTTTCCATAAAAGCGGCGTTAACTTATCGATTGATTTTACAATTTCAAACTGCTCATAAGTTCTACTGCCCGAAGGTGTAGATGAACCTTTCTGGTAACTTAAACTGCATTGTTGAGAAAATCCAAAAACCATACAACTTTTATTTGCTCTTGGACCTGGCATTTCACTTCCGCCATCATCAGAGAAAATAACTTCGCCTTTAACTGCCATAAGAACCTCCTATTATGTTTGTTAAGAATTAATTTATTAAAAAATAAGATCGATCAATTCCGATCGTCTCAGCCCTCTTCGCCTGAATGGTAGGCAATAAGTTTAAGATTTACGTCCATTCCTGTTATTGCAACGTGTGGTCTAAATTCAGCGCTTATCTGAAAGAATCCTGGTTTTTCCGGAAGCTCTTTAACATCAAGCTGATATGAACGGAGTGGTTTTTCTGCAATAATTTTTTCAGCAGGATTAGGCATATCAACTACTAATGTATCCAACCAACTGGACAGGTCTTTCTTAATTTCACCAGCACCGGCATTTCTACCAACGAATACTAATTGCCTGTATTTTAAATAGTGCGCTATCCTGGTTACAAGCATTGTGTATTGTAAACGTGATCCAACAGCATAATTAGCAGAAGCAATCGGATCGTTTTTTATTTGTTTAGGTCTGTTTGCGGAAGGAGTTTCAAAGAAACATGCATAATCAGTTCTATCCCAATGTGCAAGAGGAATAAATCCTAAATCGCAAAGTTCCTGATCCTTCGCCTGACCGACAGAAGCTTCGATAGGTACTTTTAGCTTCTTCTGTCCATTTTCTTCATATGTTGGAACTGGTAAGTTTTCAACTTTACCACCTGAATCTACGCCAACTATTTTTACGCCCCATCCCCATTTTTCAAAGCTCTTAACCATGTTAGACGCAAGTGCAAATGAAGCACTACACCACAAACTTTTATCCTGCCCGGCAGAATAAATGCCTTCGCTGTAGTTAAAGTTTTTTGTTGGTTCAGCTTCAGCATTGTAAGGTAATCTTCCTAAAAACCTTGGAAGTGCCAGCCCGATATATTTAGAACGATCATCATCGCGGAAAGCTCTCCAGGATGTATAGTCCACCCCTTCATTAACCTGTTCCGAAAGGAAGCGATTGTTCATCACATCACCCATACTTTTTTCACCAAAGAATTGATGACTTGCATTTCCAACGAATGGAAGCTGTGCTGATTCAGAAAGAACAGAAAGATGTTGAAGCAAAGACATATCTGTTGGTGTATTGTTAAACTGAAAATCAGAAATAATTGAAGTGTAAGAATGTCCACCTACTTTATCATATGCACCCCAATATATATGATGCCAGAATCCGCTGTCTTTTTCATAACCCTCACCTAAAGCAGCATCGTTCAAATCATCGTACAATTCCTCTTTTGTTACATCAAGAAGTTCAAATTTTACTGGTTTGCTAAACTCAGTATTCTGAACAAGAAACAACAAGCCTCTCCAGGTAGATTCAAGTTCCTGAAAATCCTGCTGATGTAAAATCTCATCCATTTGAGCGCTTAAAACAGTATCAATATCGGCAATGTAAGAATCTACCAAAGCACCTGTTATTTTAAACACCTGGGATTCTTTTCCAATTTTATTTATAAACTCTGCAACAGCAGTTTTTTTTGTCTCGTCCAGCATCGAAATAAGTTTATCAACTGAACTTTGCTCCTGCTGCTGTTCTGTACCGGTTATTTTTTCTTCTGCCATTTTTTAAATCCTCCGATTTGTAATTTTAAAACTTTTTATCATTGATAATTATTATTTCTTTTCTGTTGAAGTTTGTCCAACTCCCAGTTTTGACATGAGGTCTTCAATACTTCCACTGCCATCTTTAAGAACACTTTCCAAAGCCTTCTTTAGGTTGGCATCTTTTAGAACGGAAAGTTTTAATTCCTTTAACCTTTCTCTTGCATCCAAAAGTTTTTGCAAGGGTTCAACTTTTTTAACAATTTCATCAGGATGAAAATCTTTAATGTCCTGAAAGTTAAGTTTTACTTCCATCTGCGCATCAGGATCATCAGAAAGTTTGTTCTTAACAGTTAATTTCAGATGAGGATTAATATCCTTCAATGCTCTTTTGTAATCCCCTTTGTTACCTATAACCCTAAGTCTACGATCTTTAACAGCGCCCAGGCTTCCAGGTTCACTCTTACTGAAATTTCCGGGAATAAGCAGGCGATAATCAAGTTCAACGCTTTCTTTTGCGTCGCTGCTTGGTAAGATACTAACTTTAACTCGTTGTGCTATTTTAGGTGTGATTGGTCTTGCCATTGTGTACCTCTTTATTTTGGTTTTTGTTTATGTAATTTGATTGCTAAGATTCCGTTATATTTTGCAATTTTGTAGAACAATTCTTCTTGTTCCTTTTCAAGTTTACTTATTAATTCCTTATCCTTGCTTTTGGAAATAATTTCCAGGTTGGTTAAATAGAGTGATTGCCACACTGCTGTACTTAAAGCTTGTTCCCAACCATCAAGATTATAATTTTGGATAACCTCCTTCAGTTCTAAAAGATTTACTTTTGCGAGATAATACTCTTTTTGATGATAGAAATAATTTGCAAGATTAAGCTTTCGTAAAAATTTTCCTTTCATTCTATCGTCAGAATTTATCTTATTCTGCATCGTTAATACATTCATTTCAAAATTATTCGGAAGATCTTTGCATGCAGCTTCATACTCATTATTTATTGTGCTATAATCTTCGCCAAGGATAGGTGGTAGAATCATTGCTCCACCTGTTCCATCAGAACTTACAACACTTTTAACTTCATCATTAATCCATTTAATTGTTTCAGGATCAGCAAATGGAGTTTGTTTATCCTTAAATTTTAATTGAGGTAAATCCGGTATTCTTTTAAGCAGCGAAGCGAGGTGATGTTTAATATCGTTTGAAGCAAAGACATAATTCCCACCTTTTTTATCGAGTGCATTTATTAAATATCTTTGCGCATCAAACCAATATCTGAATTCACTATTTTCTTTTATAAACTCACTCTCAACACGGGCAATCAGCATATCAAAATTGTTATTTGTAAACCAATCCTTAACTAAACCTCGTATTATTTTATTTGGCGCTTCAATAAGAGTAGCACCATCAGTATCCGCTGGGCGCACGAGATTAGTCCATTGAATTTGCCGCGATAATCCGAACACAAAATAATTTTCCGGGATGCGCTGTTTAGTAACGCCTTCTTCGTTGTACTCAAAAAAGAAAGTAATAGTTTTTCTTAATTGAGTAACCGCATCTTTTTCGGAACTGAGATTTATCTCTTGAATAGATGAAGAAGTTTGGGCAGAGGGTTGTTGAGGTTTTGTTGCTTCAACAATTTGAGTTGAAGGAGTAGAAACTGGTCTTTCAACTGTGGGAGTACTAATTTTGGCTTCTTCCTTTTGTGGAGGGAATAATAGTTTGTTAGCTTTTTCCGCCTGGGTTTCAAGTGCTTCCTTAAATAATTTTAAGACAGGAACATTTTCAACAAAAAGTTTTTCGCTTAAAATAATTATTTGGGATAATGTTTTATCAGCGTCTATAACATAGGCAGCATTAGATTTATTTATATCTTCTCGTTCAACTAATTTATAAACTCTTGGTGTATTTAGAAATTGAAGAGCTTTGCTTCGATGAACAATATTTCCAGGGAACAGGTTATTTTCAAACTTTGCAAGAAGATGATATACTAAGTTTAATCCTTCTTTAAGTCCCTGCATTTTTTCTGTTCTGAAAAAAGAAAAACATAACCAAATTGCAATTTTCAAGTCTTTACTTTTATCCAACAGGATAGCATCACATAATTCTATAATTTTTTTATAATCTGGTTCTGTTTTAGGAATTTCCATATTTAGCTTAAAATATTCTTCAGAACTAATCGCATCTATTCCCGCAGGTGAATCACCAGGTATGGGTTCTAAATATTTTTCAACAGCTTCAGAAATTTCTATTATATCAATATCCGCCAAAATCTCAGCTCCGTTTTTTATTGTTGTATTGTTTGAAAAAACTTCATCAAGGAAAGCTTATCATTTTCTAATAATTTTTTATAAGCTGATGGTATTGAATTTAGTAACTGAATTTTATCCTCAAACTTTTCTACTTTTAAAACTCTTGCCCCACTTTCATCTTTCAGAATAAGATCAACATATTGCAATGAGGTAGGTTTGTTAAGAAATACATATAAATCAATATTGTTGTCTTGTTGAGTCCAAAAAAATGAAGGTATATATAAAGGTTTGTTTACTATAATTAGAATCAATTGAATAAAAAATCCCAAATCGTAATTGGAGTATTCTTCTGAAGTTCGAAAAGAAATTTTAATTCCGAATGGGAATATCAAGTGTGAATTGAATTTCATCCAGGAAAGATTTTTAATCAAATTATTTACTATAGCAAATTTTACCGGATGATTAAAATCATTCAAAGTTCTTTCCCAGAATATTTTCTGAGTTGTGGAAGTAAGGTATTCCTGGTATTTCAAGTTTGGGTTATTCATTGAAATTTGAGATGAGATTTTCTGTACTTCATTATTCAGTAAATCTAAAGTTTTTATTAATGAGGATTCTTTATACAAGAGCCTGAATGAATTAAATGATTCATAAAAGAAAAGTGGAATTAAATGTGCCGGGATGCCATTTAAAAAATTCGTATTTAAATTCAAAAATAAAATGAATGGAAATTCTCTTTCACTTTTATCATTGCTTGGAAAAATTACTCCGGCAAGAGCGTTTTTCGTATTTGTATCAGGATAAAAGAAATTTAACCCAGGAGATTGTTTGTAATATGCTTTCCATTCTGATTTTAGTTTTCCTCTTGCTAATGTTATCCCGTCTTGTATCCATTTATCTATGGATAGGATTTCTTCACCACCCGCA is a window encoding:
- the tssD gene encoding type VI secretion system tube protein TssD, whose amino-acid sequence is MAVKGEVIFSDDGGSEMPGPRANKSCMVFGFSQQCSLSYQKGSSTPSGSRTYEQFEIVKSIDKLTPLLWKALVEGAILSKVVVTLYEIAEATGSETPYFKYTLEKARIASVKNWMPSSFEAETETVGHLEQINLVSETYTWEHLTASTIHTDEGFFMK
- the tssC gene encoding type VI secretion system contractile sheath large subunit; the protein is MAEEKITGTEQQQEQSSVDKLISMLDETKKTAVAEFINKIGKESQVFKITGALVDSYIADIDTVLSAQMDEILHQQDFQELESTWRGLLFLVQNTEFSKPVKFELLDVTKEELYDDLNDAALGEGYEKDSGFWHHIYWGAYDKVGGHSYTSIISDFQFNNTPTDMSLLQHLSVLSESAQLPFVGNASHQFFGEKSMGDVMNNRFLSEQVNEGVDYTSWRAFRDDDRSKYIGLALPRFLGRLPYNAEAEPTKNFNYSEGIYSAGQDKSLWCSASFALASNMVKSFEKWGWGVKIVGVDSGGKVENLPVPTYEENGQKKLKVPIEASVGQAKDQELCDLGFIPLAHWDRTDYACFFETPSANRPKQIKNDPIASANYAVGSRLQYTMLVTRIAHYLKYRQLVFVGRNAGAGEIKKDLSSWLDTLVVDMPNPAEKIIAEKPLRSYQLDVKELPEKPGFFQISAEFRPHVAITGMDVNLKLIAYHSGEEG
- the tssB gene encoding type VI secretion system contractile sheath small subunit — translated: MARPITPKIAQRVKVSILPSSDAKESVELDYRLLIPGNFSKSEPGSLGAVKDRRLRVIGNKGDYKRALKDINPHLKLTVKNKLSDDPDAQMEVKLNFQDIKDFHPDEIVKKVEPLQKLLDARERLKELKLSVLKDANLKKALESVLKDGSGSIEDLMSKLGVGQTSTEKK
- a CDS encoding TssA family type VI secretion system protein; this translates as MADIDIIEISEAVEKYLEPIPGDSPAGIDAISSEEYFKLNMEIPKTEPDYKKIIELCDAILLDKSKDLKIAIWLCFSFFRTEKMQGLKEGLNLVYHLLAKFENNLFPGNIVHRSKALQFLNTPRVYKLVEREDINKSNAAYVIDADKTLSQIIILSEKLFVENVPVLKLFKEALETQAEKANKLLFPPQKEEAKISTPTVERPVSTPSTQIVEATKPQQPSAQTSSSIQEINLSSEKDAVTQLRKTITFFFEYNEEGVTKQRIPENYFVFGLSRQIQWTNLVRPADTDGATLIEAPNKIIRGLVKDWFTNNNFDMLIARVESEFIKENSEFRYWFDAQRYLINALDKKGGNYVFASNDIKHHLASLLKRIPDLPQLKFKDKQTPFADPETIKWINDEVKSVVSSDGTGGAMILPPILGEDYSTINNEYEAACKDLPNNFEMNVLTMQNKINSDDRMKGKFLRKLNLANYFYHQKEYYLAKVNLLELKEVIQNYNLDGWEQALSTAVWQSLYLTNLEIISKSKDKELISKLEKEQEELFYKIAKYNGILAIKLHKQKPK
- the tagF gene encoding type VI secretion system-associated protein TagF; the protein is MNPQNNFGLTAGYFGKLPKYLDFIKYNAGGEEILSIDKWIQDGITLARGKLKSEWKAYYKQSPGLNFFYPDTNTKNALAGVIFPSNDKSEREFPFILFLNLNTNFLNGIPAHLIPLFFYESFNSFRLLYKESSLIKTLDLLNNEVQKISSQISMNNPNLKYQEYLTSTTQKIFWERTLNDFNHPVKFAIVNNLIKNLSWMKFNSHLIFPFGIKISFRTSEEYSNYDLGFFIQLILIIVNKPLYIPSFFWTQQDNNIDLYVFLNKPTSLQYVDLILKDESGARVLKVEKFEDKIQLLNSIPSAYKKLLENDKLSLMKFFQTIQQ